The nucleotide sequence TCGGCGTAAGTGCCACCCCGGACGGCCTTGTTCATCGAGTCCTTGCCGGTGGCCCACTGGATGAACAGCCATGCGGGCAGCTTGTTGCGCGAGTTCGCGCTCATCGCCCAACTCCAGGTCCACAGGTTCGTCTTGTAGTTGCCGTCCGGTCCGGCGGGCCCCGCGTACCAGGCGATGTTGCCGGCCTCCTTGCTCGCACCCGGCTTGTTCTTCGGGTACGTCGCGCTGTCGGCGTCGAACACCATCATCGCCTTGCCGTCACCGAGATCGCCGGTGGCGTTCGGGTAGTCGTAGGTGGTCCACGACGTCGGGCCGGCCTGGTGCTGGAGGTCGATCCACTTGCGGGTGAAGTCGATGGCGTCGTCGCTGTCCATCTCGGCGATCAGTTCCGAGCCGTTCCAGGTGTAGTCGACCGCGCCCTGCCGGGTGTACTGCGTCATGAAGCCGGGGTGGATGGTGGCCCAGGACTTCGAGCCGCGTGTCGACAGGCCGTACCGGTTCTCCGAGCGGTCGGTGAGATCGATGGCCAGCTGGATGAAGTCGTCGAGGTTGTCGGGCAGCTTGGTGATGCCCTTCTCGTCGAAGATCCGCTTGTTGTAGGCGACGACGTTGTTCTCGAAACCCCACGGGATGGCCCACTGCCCACCGGTTCCGAGCGGGTTGCCCAGCGTGAAGTCCCAGCGCGTCGAGGTCCGCAGTCCCTCGAAGATGTCCTCGAAGTCGTACTCCGCGCTCGTCGCCGAGGTGTTCTGCAGCCACGGGGTGAGGTCCTCCACCCAGCCCGGCGGACCGTACTGCCAGATGAAGTAGGCGCCGAGCATGAAGGCATCGTGCTTGCCCGAGCCGCCCGCCAGTTCGGTGTTGAGCTTCGTGAAGTAGTCGGCCTCCGGCACCAGGTCCACGTTGACGGTGATCCCGGTGAGTTCGGTGAACTCCTTGAGCAGCGGCTGGTAGGACAGCTGGTAGGGGTGCGGGGTCTGCAGGATGTTGATGGTCGACCCGGCGGCCTTGCGCCAGTCGAAGCCGCCGCCGACCTCGCCTGCGCCGTTCGGGGCGCTGGCCTTGCCTCCCACTCCGCACGCGGAGAGCACGGGCAGGCTGACGGCGGCGGTACCCGCCAACCCCATGGCGGTGAGCATGTTTCGGCGCGAGAGCCGAGGTCCGGTGAAGCGTGTCATGTCGTCGATGCCTCTCAGGCCGGGATGAGTGAGACCTTGACCGACTCCTTGCCACTGGCCACCAGGTCGAGGCCCTTCTGGAATTCGGTCAGTGGCAGCTGGTGGGTGCAGATCTCGTCCATCGGCAACGTGCCGGACTCGATCATCTTGATGGCGGCGGGCCAGCAGTACGGGCCGAGATGGGCGCCCAGCACGTCGAGTTCCTTGTCGTCGCTGATGATGCTCCAGTCGACGGTCACGTCACTGCCGAAGACGCCGTACTCGACGTAGCGGCCCAGCTTGCGCAAGAGGTTGAGGCCCTGCGGCACCGCGGAGGTGTGGCCGGTGCCCTCGAGGTAGACGTCGGCGCCGTAGCCCTCGGTGAGGTCCTTGACGATCTTCTCCGCGTCCTCCTCTGCGATGTTGATCGTCAGGTCGGCGCCGCACTTGGCCGCCAACTTCAGCTTCTCCGGGGCCAGGTCGAGGGCGATGACGCGCATCGCGTTCTTCGCCTTGGCGCCGGCGATCATGCCGAGCCCGATGGGGCCGCAGCCGGCGACGACGACGGTGTCCTCGAAGGTGATCTGGGCACGCTCGACGGCGTGCAGCGCGCACGACAGCGGCTCGGCGAACGCCGCGTGCTGGGGAGCGATGTCACCGGAGACCTTGTGCACCAGCGCTTCCGCCGGGTAGACCATGTAACTCGCCATGGCGCCGGGCGTGCGGCGCTTGAAGCCGTACAGGTCGTGGGGCTGGCACATGTGGTACTGCCCGCGCTTGCAGAACCGGCATTCCCAGCACGGCACGATCTGCTCGGAGACCACGCGGTCGCCGACCGCGATCCCCCAGCGTCGAGCGGCCTCGTCGTCGAGTTCGACGACCCGGCCGACGAATTCGTGCCCGGGGATCACCATCGTCTCGGCCCAGGCAGGGCGGTTCTCGTCACCCCAGAACTTCGCGGCGCCGTGGTAGCACTTGAGGTCGCTCGCGCAGATGCCGACCGCTTCGACCCGGATGAGCGCCTCGCCGGGCTTGCGCTGCGGGACGGCGACCTCCTCGAGCCGGTAGTCGTTGGGTCCGTGACAGACGACTGCCTGCATCTTCTCGGGGATTCCGTCGCTCATCGCACGCCCTTCCATGGCAGTGAACGCATGTGTGGTCGCGCTCACAGTATCGGCGCTCTGCACATTTGTCCAGAACGTCTGTTCAACAAAATTCCGCTCAGAACATATGTGCATGCGGGATTCGGTGACATACTCGGGGCATGCCTCGGCCGGCCCAGCCCAACCCCGCGGTGGCCGTCGACGGTGCGGCCGGCGGTGCCGTGCCCATGGCCGAGACCAGCCACTTTCCGCCGGCGCTGCTGTACACCGCGGCGCGGCTGTACTACGAGGACGACGCCACGCAGGCCGAGGTGGCCGAGAAACTCGGCACCAGCCGCGCCACGGTGAGCCGCCTCCTCGCCGAGGCCAAGCGCCAGGGCATCGTCCGGATCGAGGTGGTGCCGCCCGCGGAGGCCCGTCCCGGCGACCTCGCCGACCAGCTCGCCCGCGCGCTCAAGCTCGAGAGCGTCTACCTCAGTGCGCCGCTACCGATTCCGGCCCCCGGCCGCACCGTGCTGGACGTCATGGGACGCGCGCTCGCCCCCGCGGTGGGGCGGGCACTGAGCGAGGCGGGGCTGCTCCCCGGTGACGTGCTCCTGGTGTCCTCGGGCCGCACCGTCTACGAGGTGGCACAGCACGAACTCACGTCGCTGCCCGGCGTCGTCGTCGCCCCCACCGTCGGCGGCAACGACCAGCCCGAGGAGTGGTACCAGACCAACGAGATCACCCGGCTGGTCGCCAATCGCGTCGGTGGTCGCGCGAATTATCTGTTCGCTCCGGCACTTCCGGGCCCGGAGCTGTACCGGTCGCTGTTGAAGGACCCCAGCATCCAGCGGGTGCTGCACCAGTGGCCGACCGCGCGGTGCGCGCTGATGGGCGTCGGTGCGCCACCGCTGACCCGTTCGGACATCCCGCGATTCGTGCCGACCGGCTCGTCGTCGCTGCGCGCCGCCGTGGGCGACGTCTGCTCACGCTTCTACGACCGGGCCGGAGCGCCCGTGCACTTCGAGGGCAGCGACCGCCTCATCGCCCTAGAACTCGAGTCGCTGCACCACGTTCCGGTCACCATCGCGGTGGCCGTGGGCCAGGACAAGATCTCCTCGATCACCGCCGGCGCCCGCGGCGGATACTTCAAGCAGCTCGTCACCGACCCGGTCACGGCGCAGGCGCTGCTCGACGACGTCCGGACCGGTAACCCCGGGAAGGATTAGCATGTGGGGGTGTTCGCGCATCGTCGACGCATCTTCCGCGACCCGCCCGTGCCGCTGACCGCAGCTCGGGAACGCGCGGCCAACCACGCCGCGGCACGGTCCGCGCGCGAGGCGCGTCGGTCGTTTCGTACGATCCGCGGCCAATACCGGCGCTATCGCGCCGATGCGGGCCCGCAGTATCTCGATTGGCCGCGCTGGCGCTCGGCATACCTTCGCGAGTATCGCGGAGGCGACCAGGTCAACGAAGGCGGCCTCACATCGTCCAGTCACCCCCTGACGGGAGGCATGGGCGCTCCCTGAGTACTCAGCCGGCAGGTGGCGCCGGATCGGTGGTCGCCAGCCGGTGCACCTGCGTCCGCGTCGCCGGATACAGCTCGCGCCACGTGCCGTAGAGGTCTTCGTAGAGGGCCCGGGTGCCCGGATTCGGGACGATCTCGCGCGAGATCCTGGCCCAGTCCGTCCCGGCCGGCACCATGCCGACGCCGATCGCCGCGAGCAGGGCGTCGCCGTAACTCGCCCCGATGGCCTGCTCGGGCACCAGTTGGACGCGACCGGTGACGTCGCTGACGGCCTGCGCCCACACCGGGCTGCGGAGACCACCGCCCACGGCGACGGTCCGCGTGCCCGAATGGGCGTCGTCGAAGCGCTCCAGGATCTGCCGGATCCCAAAGGCGATGCCCTCGTAGGCCGCCCGGAAGAGATGGCCGCGGCCGTGCCGCAGCGTGAGGCCTGCCAGCACGCCGCGCGCCTTCGGATCGAACACCGGGGTCCGTTCACCGGCGAAGTACGGCAGCACCAGCAGCCCCTCGCTGCCGGGCGGGACCGCCGCGGCCTCGGCCACCAGCTCGTCGAACGGCGCTCCGCCGGTGACGGTCTGCAGCCACCCGATCAGGCTGCCCGCGGTCGACGTGCCCGCGGCGAGAGCGAGGCTGCCGTGCTCGATGCCGGCCGTGGTCCATAGCGTCGGATCGCTGAAGTACTCGTCGATGATCTGAACGAGGAACATCGTCGAGCCGTACATCAGCATCTGGTCACCGGGGTGGCGGACGCCCACCGAGAACGCCTCGGAGTACGCGTCGACGGTGCCGGCGACGACGGGCGTGCCCACCGGCACTCCCGTGGCGGCCGCCGCGGCGGCGTGCACGGTGCCGACCACGTCGCTGGGCCACACCAGCCGCGGCAGCGGCAGGTGGCCGCAGATCCGCTTGGCCCACGGCAGGTTCCAGTCGAAGTCGCGGGTGGCGTACAACGGGTCGCACTGGCTGGCGGTGTGGTGATCCATCACGTACTCGCCGGTGAGCTTGGCGGCGACGTAGGAGTTCGAGCCGTACCACCCTGCCGCGGCGGCGAACACCTCCGGCTCGTGCCGGTGCACCCACTCGAGCTTCGGCCCGACGGCCTGGCTGGACAGCAGGGTACCCGCCCGTTCCAAGATGGCATCGGTGCCGAATTCGTCCGTCAGCGAATCGATTTCGTCGACGGCGCGAGTGTCCACGCCGTAGAGGATTGCCGGTCGCAGCGGCCGCAGGTCGGCGTCGCAGAGCACCAGGCAGGGACCCACGCCGCTGACGCACAGGGCGCCCAGCACGCCGCCGGTGGGCATCCGGGCGACCAGCTTGCCCGCCACCTCGCACACCTCGCGCCACCACAGCCCCTCGGCGTCGACCTCGGCCCAGCCCGGGCGGGGCAGCGACATCGCGTGGGGAACCGTCTCGGTGGCGATGACCGACCCGGCGGCGTCGACCAGGACGCCCTTCGTGCTCCCCGTCCCCATGTCGATGCCGAGCAGCAGGTCCACGCCGCCAACCCTACGTCGGGGGTCCGCCCGGGAGGGCGGGGACGGCGGTCATCGCGTCCGGTCGGGGAAGGGGTCGTCGGTGAAGTCGATCTGCGCCGCCGGGTTGCTCACGGCGGTCACCATGCCGGTGCCGAACGGGCCCGCGTCGTCGAACAGCGTGGCAGTACCGACGCCGATGCCGTCGGCCGTCCAGTGCGCGTCGGCCTGCACCCCGATCCAGCCGTCCTTCGGCAGTCGCGCCAGCGCGACGGTGAGGTCGCCATTGATGTAGCCGACGCCCGCCGAGCCGAGGTTGGTCACCAGGCTGGTGCCCTCGGCGGCCATCGCGGCGTTCACCAGCGGCGCGTTCTGCCGGCCCTCGATGGCGTCGATCGAGCGGTTCAGACACCGCTTGCGCTGCGCGTTCTGATGGTCGGCGATCGCCGTGGTCCAGCCGTGCCCGTCCGAACCGACGTAGATGTGCCTGCCGTCCACGACGTCGTCGGGCCGTTCGAACACCGGCTCGGCCCTCCACTCCTCGCCGCGCGGCGGCTCCGAGCGGCGGTACTGCACCAGGACCGCGCGCACGATCGTGGCGTCGTCCTGCACCAGCTCGCACTCGGCATTGCGCACCCGGCGGCCCTCGCGCAGCACCCGGGTCCGGACGAGCGTCGGACGGCTCCGGCCGGCCTTGAACAGGTCGACCGTCAGGCGGGCCGGGGTGAACTCCGGGTCGCCGTAGCGGTCGTCGAGCGCCGCTGCGGCGAGCCCGACGAGCGCCGGGCCGTTGAGGTGGTCGTCGCCCCAGTGGCTCTGCGCGAACGGCGTCGGCGCGAACACGTCGTCAGAGGTTCGGGTGAAGTGCGCCGGGCGAGCGGTCATCTCGGCATCGTCGCACATGGCGAAACGGTCGCCCGCCGTGCGTTCGGCATGGGCGCACAATGTGTGCCGTGGACACGCGCCGACTGCACCTGCTGCTCGCCCTGTCGCGGTTGGGGTCGATGCGTGCCGTCGCCGAGACCCACCGGCTCACCACCTCGACGGTGTCGCAGCAGATCGCCGCGCTTGCCCGGGAGGCCGGCACGCCGCTGATCGAACCCGAGGGCCGCCGGGTGCGGCTCACCCCGGCCGGGCGGCGGCTGGCCGACCACGCCGTCACGATCCTCGCTGCGGTCGACGCCGCCCGCCTCGACCTGGACCCGGACGCCGAACCCGTCGGCACGCTGCGCGTCGGCGGCTTCGCGACCGGCATCCGGGTGTCGCTGCTGCCGATCGTCGCCGACCTCGCGCGGCGGCACCCCGGGATCGAGGTGGTGATCTCCGAGTACGAGCCGCGGGAGGCGTTCGCGCTGCTGGCCGACGACGACCTGGACCTCGCGCTGACCTACGACTACGACCTGGCGCCCGCAGCACCCGGGCCGGTGCTGGAACCGGTCGCGCTGTGGTCCGCCCGCTGGGGACTCGGCGTGCGGGCCGGGGACGCCACCGGTCCCGACGTGGCACTCGCCGACTTCGCCGAGCACACCTGGATCGTCAACTCGCGCAACACCGCCGACGAGGATGCGGTGCGCACGCTCGGCGCGCTCGCCGGGTTCACCCCGCGGATCGCACACCAGATCGACAGCCTCGACCTGGTCGAGGACCTCATCACCGCGGGCTACGGCGTCGGATTGCTGCCGCTCGACCGGCCGACCGCCGCCGGCGTGGACGTCCTGCCGCTGCGCGACCACACCGTCACGCTCACCGCCTATGCGGTCACCCGGGTGGGACGGTCGACGTGGCCGCCGCTGCGGGCCGTGCTGGACGGGCTGCGACCCGACGACGCACCCTCGCAGGCACGGTGGCCGCGCCCGACGGCCCGCGAGCGCCCGGGCACCGCGCTCACTGACCCAGCGTGAGCCGCTGCGCGGCGTGGTAGCGCTCGACCACCGCGGGCGTCGGGTCGGCCTCGTAGGTGGCCGTCTCGCCGATCGTCCACGCGGGCGGGGCGTCGCCGCCGGCCGCCGCCCACGCCGCCTGACGCGCGGCGCCCAGGGCCACGTACTCCCCCGGGGTCGGCACGTGCACCGGCTTGCCGAGGATCGCCGGGGCGATGCGTCGGACGGCCTCGGAGCGCGCGCCGCCCCCCACCAGGATCACGCGGTGGACGGCGATGCCCTCGGCAGCGATGCGGTCCAGACAGAAGGCGATGGAACTGAGCAGCCCCTCGACCGCGGCCCGCGCCACGTTGCCGGGGGTGAGATTGCGCGTCGTCACCCCGTGCAGCGCACCCTCGGCGTCGGGCAGGTTGGGTGAGCGTTCGCCGTCGAAGTAGGGCACCAGCGCCAGCCCCTGCGCGCCGGCGGGCGCGGCGAGCGCCAGCCGGTCGAGTTCGGCGAAGTCGACCCCCAGCATGCGCGTGACCGCGGCGAGGACCGGAGCCCCGTTCAGCGTGCACACCAGGGGCAGCTGGCGGCCGGTGGCGTCGGCGAAACCGGCCACCAGCCCGGAGGCGTCGTGCGGCGCGGCATCGCCCACGGCGCTGACCACGCCGGACGTGCCCAGCGAGACCACGCAGTCGCCGGGACCGGCCCCGACGCCCAGCGCGGCGGCGGCGTTGTCGCCGGCGCCGGCGCCGAGCAGCGCCCCGGAACGAGTCGTACCGGCGGTTCCGGCCGGGGCGACTACCTCCGGGGTGGCCGGCCGGCGGCCCCGCATCGCCAGTTCGAGCAGTTCGACGTCGTAGGTGCCGTCGGCGGCGGAAAAGTAGCCGGTGCCGCTGGCGTCGCTGCGGTCGGTGCGCAGGTCGGCGAGGTCGGCGCCGCCGGTCAGCCGCCACGTCAGCCAGTCGTGCGGAAGACACACGGCCGCGGTCGCGTCGGCGTGCCCCGGTTCGTGGTCGACCAGCCAGCGCAGCTTGGACGCGGTGATGGCGGCGACCGGGACGACGCCGATGCGGTCCGCCCACGCGGCCGGACCGCCGAGTTCGTCGACCAGTGCCGCGGCGGCGCCGCTGGAGCGGGTGTCGTTCCACAGCAGCGCGGGCCGCACCACCTCGCCGCCCGCGTCGAGGCACACCATGCCGTGCTGCTGGGCGCCCACCGAGACCGCGGCGACGTCGTCGAGGCCACCCGCGGCCGCGGCGGCGTCGCCCAGCGCCGCCCACCAGGCGGCGGGATCCACCTCGGTGCCGTCCGGGTGCGTCGCCGAACCCGACCGCACGATCTCGCCGGTGTCGGCGTCGCAGACCAACACCTTGCAGGACTGCGTGGACGAGTCGATTCCCGCGACGAGGGTCACCGCGTTCTCCTTGCTCTCAGGGGTCACCGACAGAAGCTACCTGCGCTGAAGGGGCTGCGGGCAGTGCCTCGCTGACGGCGCAACGGCCACCCCGGATCTAGATCAGATGCGGTGTTTGTCGCCCCGACCCCGGGGGAATAACCGGGGCCATGTTGATCAGACGCGTCGCCCGACCCATGTTGGCCACCACCTTCATCGCTCGCGGTGTCGATTCGCTGCGCAGCCCGAAACCCGCCGCGGACGCGGCGCGTCCGACGCTGGACGGCCTGAGCAAGCTCCCCGACCCGGTCGGCCCCAACGTCCCCACCGACGCCGAGACGGTCGCCAAGGTCACGGCAGGCGTGCAGATCGGCGCGGGTCTGCTGCTCGCCACCGGTAAGCTGCCGCGACTGGCGTCGGCCGCCCTCGCGTTCAGCGTGGTGCCGGGAAGCCTTGGCGCACACGCGTTCTGGAACGAGACGGATCCCGAGCGCAAGGCCAACGAGCGGCGCGCCTTCCTCGCCGACGTCAGCCTCATCGGCGGCCTGATTATCGCCGCCGTCGACACCGAGGGCAAGCCGTCGCTGGGGTGGCGCGGGCGTCGGGCCGCCCGCAAGGTCTCCGACTCCGTCGCCGGCGTCCTGCCCTCGTCGTCGTCGGGCGCACTGATCGACAGCGACCTGGTCGACCGCGTCGGGCAGAACCTGCAGAGCGGGCTGCACGTGGGTGCCGAGCGGGGCCGCGAGCTGGCGCAGGTGGCCTCCAAGCGCGGTGCGGAGTTCGCCGAGGTGGCCTCGAAGCGCGGAGCCGAACTCGCCGAGGTCGCGCAGAAGCGCGGTGCGGTGCTGGCCGAGGTGGCCCGTGACCGTGGCGCCGAGCTGGCCGAGGTCGCCCGCGACCGCGGTGCCGAGTTCGCCGACGTCGCGTCCAAGCGGGGCAGCGAGTGGGCCGACGTCGCGTCGAAGCGGGGCAGCGAGTTCGCCGACGTCGCCTCCAAGCGCGGTGACAAGCTCGCCAAAAAGGCGCAGAAGCGCAGCGAGAAGCTGGCTGCCGAGGCGCAGAAGCGCAGCGACAAGCTGGCGAAGAAGGCGCAGAAGCGCGGTCCCGAGCTGGTGTCCGTGGCGCGGTCGCGCGGCCTCGACCTGGCCGACCGCGCCATCGATCGGGGCTATGAGTTCGCCGATCTGGCGTCCGACCGTGGCGCCGAGTTGGCCGAGACCGCACGCAAGCAGGCCAAGCAGGCCCGCAAGGACGCCAAGAAGCAGGCTCGCCGGCTCAGCTGACCCGCGGCCGACATCGACGAAGCCGGGTCCCCGTCGGGGGCCCGGCTTCGTCGTATGCGCCGGTCGCGTCAGATCACCAGGTCGAGCAGGAGCACCACGGCCAGGCCGCTGACCGACAGCACGGTCTCCATGATCGACCAGGTCTTGATGGTCTGGCCTACGGTGAGCCGGAAGTACTGGTTGACCAGCCAGAAGCCGGCGTCGTTGACGTGGGAGAAGAACAGCGAACCGGCGCCGACGGCCAGCACGACCAGCGACACCTCGCCGGAACTCATGCCCTCGATCAGCCCGATCATGAGCGACGACGCCGTCACCGTGGCGACGGTCGCCGAGCCGGTGGCGAGGCGGATGAGCACCGCCAGGCCCCAGGCGAGCAGCAGGACCGACACGTTGGTGCCCTCGGCGAGGTTCTTCAGCGCGGTGCCGATGCCGGTGTCGACGAGCACCTCCTTGAAGCCGCCGCCCGCGGCGACGATGAGGATGATGCCCGCGACGGGCGGCAGGCTCGATTCGATGGTCGTGGTGATGCGGTCACGGCCCATGCCGGCGCCGCGGCCGAGGGTCACCATGCCGACGATGACGGCGATGAGCAGGGCCACCAGCGGTGTGCCCAGGGTGTCGAACAGCACCCGGAACCACTGCGACTCGTCGTCGATGAAGATGTCGACGAGCGCCTTGCCCAGCATGAGGAACACCGGCAGCAGCACCGAGAACAGCGTGATGCCGAAGGACGGCCGGGCGCGGGTCTCGCGTTCGGCGTCGTCGTCGGTCTCCCAGGTGTCCGGTGCGCCGACCACGACCCAGCGACCCGCGAGCTTCCCGAACAGCGGGCCGGCGATGACGATGGTGGGTACCGCGACCAGCACGCCGAGTGCGAGCGTCACGCCCAGGTCGGCCTCCAGGTAGCCGATCGCGGCGAGCGGTCCGGGGTGCGGCGGGACGAACCCGTGCATGGCGGACAGACCCGCCAGCGCCGGGATGCCGATCGTGATCAGCGACAGCCCCGAGCGCCGAGCCACCAGGTAGATCACCGGCATCAGCAGGACCAGGCCGATCTCGAAGAACATCGGCAGGCCGATGATCGCGCCCACCAGTGCCATCGCCCACGGCAGCATGCGCGGCGACGCGTGGCCGACGATGGTGTCGACGATCTCGTCGGCTCCGCCGGAGTCGGCCAGGAGTTTCGCGAACATCGCGCCGAGCGCGATGAGGATGCCGACGCTCGCCGCCGTCTTGCCGAACCCGTCGGTGAACGACGCCAGCACGGTGGTGAAGGACTCCCCGGCCACCACGCCGACGGCGAACCCCCCGAAGATCAGGCCGAGGAACGGATGCAGCTTCACCACCGTGATGAGCAGGACGATGACGGCGATGCCGACGGCGAACGCCAGCGCCAACCGTGGCGTGGAGGCGACCGGCTCGGCCAGTTCGGGCGCGTCGGCGAGCAGGGTGACCACGGTGTTCATCACTTCTCCAGTCCCGTCAGCGTGACGTAGTCGTCGATGATCGAATCGATGTTCTGGTCGACGTCGATGGCGACGCCGCGCTCGTCCGGACCAAGCGGCTCGAGGATGTCGAACTGCGACTGCAGCAGCGATGCCGGCATGAAGTGGCCAGGGCGGCTCGCCTGCCGGCGGCCGATCACCTCGGGGGTGCCACTGAGGTGCAGGAAGCCGACGTCGGGGCAGTGTCGGCGCAACTGGTCGCGGTAGGACCGCTTGAGTGCCGAACAGCTCATCACGCCGCCGTCGTCGTGTTCGGCGAGCCACTGTCCGATGGCTTCCAGCCAGGGGCGACGGTCGTCGTCGTCGAGCGGATGACCGGCGGACATCTTGGCGATGTTGGCGGCGGGATGGAAGTCGTCGGCGTCGGCGAACGGGACCCGCAGGCGCTGAGCCAGCGCGGCGCCGACGGTCGACTTGCCGGAGCCGGACACGCCCATCACGACCACGGGTCCGTGGGCGGCGGTCATCGGCGACCGCCTACGCAGTGGTGCTTCACGTCACACACTCTCTCGCAATAGTCTGACCATTGCAAGCAGACACCGATATTGTTCAGTCCAGAGGACCGCGCGACCCGGTATGACAGGATGTATCCGTGTCCGGTCCGTCCAATGTCAGCGCGCTGCACGACAGCCTGCTGACCGCGATCGGGTCGGAGATCGTCTCCGGGACGCTGCCCAGTGGAGACGTGATCACCCTCGACGGCGTCAGTGCGACGCACGGAGTGTCCCGCAGCGTCGCGCGCGAGGCGATCCGCGTGCTCGAGTCGATGGGCATGGTGTCCTCGCGCCGCCGGGTGGGCATCACCATCCAGCCGGCCGAGCAGTGGAACGTCTTCGACCCCCGCGTCATCCGCTGGCGCCTCGACTCGGGCGACCGCGCCGCACAGCTGGTCTCGCTGTCCGAGCTGCGCCGCGGCTTCGAGCCGGCCGCCGCGGCGCTGGCCGCCCACCGCGCCGATCCGCACCAGTGCCGCATCATGGCCGCCGCGGTGTCCGACATGGTGATGCACGGCCGGTCCGGCGACCTCGAGTCGTACCTGTTGGCGGACAAGGTGTTTCACCGCACACTCCTCGAGGCGAGCGGCAACGAGATGTTCCGCGCACTCAACGGCGTCGTCGCCGAGGTGCTCACCGGCCGCACGCATCACGGGTTGATGCCCGAAACGCCCAACCCGGCGGCGATCGAGTTGCACGACCAGGTCGCCAGA is from Mycolicibacterium grossiae and encodes:
- a CDS encoding extracellular solute-binding protein → MTRFTGPRLSRRNMLTAMGLAGTAAVSLPVLSACGVGGKASAPNGAGEVGGGFDWRKAAGSTINILQTPHPYQLSYQPLLKEFTELTGITVNVDLVPEADYFTKLNTELAGGSGKHDAFMLGAYFIWQYGPPGWVEDLTPWLQNTSATSAEYDFEDIFEGLRTSTRWDFTLGNPLGTGGQWAIPWGFENNVVAYNKRIFDEKGITKLPDNLDDFIQLAIDLTDRSENRYGLSTRGSKSWATIHPGFMTQYTRQGAVDYTWNGSELIAEMDSDDAIDFTRKWIDLQHQAGPTSWTTYDYPNATGDLGDGKAMMVFDADSATYPKNKPGASKEAGNIAWYAGPAGPDGNYKTNLWTWSWAMSANSRNKLPAWLFIQWATGKDSMNKAVRGGTYADPVRKSVFDTTFKQVAADQYGYLEAFETVIGQSKIQFTPQKKFFDTTQNWAVALQDIYGGDDAATRLRSLAKTNTSKVNL
- the eltD gene encoding erythritol/L-threitol dehyrogenase codes for the protein MSDGIPEKMQAVVCHGPNDYRLEEVAVPQRKPGEALIRVEAVGICASDLKCYHGAAKFWGDENRPAWAETMVIPGHEFVGRVVELDDEAARRWGIAVGDRVVSEQIVPCWECRFCKRGQYHMCQPHDLYGFKRRTPGAMASYMVYPAEALVHKVSGDIAPQHAAFAEPLSCALHAVERAQITFEDTVVVAGCGPIGLGMIAGAKAKNAMRVIALDLAPEKLKLAAKCGADLTINIAEEDAEKIVKDLTEGYGADVYLEGTGHTSAVPQGLNLLRKLGRYVEYGVFGSDVTVDWSIISDDKELDVLGAHLGPYCWPAAIKMIESGTLPMDEICTHQLPLTEFQKGLDLVASGKESVKVSLIPA
- a CDS encoding sugar-binding transcriptional regulator produces the protein MPRPAQPNPAVAVDGAAGGAVPMAETSHFPPALLYTAARLYYEDDATQAEVAEKLGTSRATVSRLLAEAKRQGIVRIEVVPPAEARPGDLADQLARALKLESVYLSAPLPIPAPGRTVLDVMGRALAPAVGRALSEAGLLPGDVLLVSSGRTVYEVAQHELTSLPGVVVAPTVGGNDQPEEWYQTNEITRLVANRVGGRANYLFAPALPGPELYRSLLKDPSIQRVLHQWPTARCALMGVGAPPLTRSDIPRFVPTGSSSLRAAVGDVCSRFYDRAGAPVHFEGSDRLIALELESLHHVPVTIAVAVGQDKISSITAGARGGYFKQLVTDPVTAQALLDDVRTGNPGKD
- a CDS encoding FGGY-family carbohydrate kinase; amino-acid sequence: MDLLLGIDMGTGSTKGVLVDAAGSVIATETVPHAMSLPRPGWAEVDAEGLWWREVCEVAGKLVARMPTGGVLGALCVSGVGPCLVLCDADLRPLRPAILYGVDTRAVDEIDSLTDEFGTDAILERAGTLLSSQAVGPKLEWVHRHEPEVFAAAAGWYGSNSYVAAKLTGEYVMDHHTASQCDPLYATRDFDWNLPWAKRICGHLPLPRLVWPSDVVGTVHAAAAAATGVPVGTPVVAGTVDAYSEAFSVGVRHPGDQMLMYGSTMFLVQIIDEYFSDPTLWTTAGIEHGSLALAAGTSTAGSLIGWLQTVTGGAPFDELVAEAAAVPPGSEGLLVLPYFAGERTPVFDPKARGVLAGLTLRHGRGHLFRAAYEGIAFGIRQILERFDDAHSGTRTVAVGGGLRSPVWAQAVSDVTGRVQLVPEQAIGASYGDALLAAIGVGMVPAGTDWARISREIVPNPGTRALYEDLYGTWRELYPATRTQVHRLATTDPAPPAG
- a CDS encoding acyl-CoA thioesterase domain-containing protein, yielding MTARPAHFTRTSDDVFAPTPFAQSHWGDDHLNGPALVGLAAAALDDRYGDPEFTPARLTVDLFKAGRSRPTLVRTRVLREGRRVRNAECELVQDDATIVRAVLVQYRRSEPPRGEEWRAEPVFERPDDVVDGRHIYVGSDGHGWTTAIADHQNAQRKRCLNRSIDAIEGRQNAPLVNAAMAAEGTSLVTNLGSAGVGYINGDLTVALARLPKDGWIGVQADAHWTADGIGVGTATLFDDAGPFGTGMVTAVSNPAAQIDFTDDPFPDRTR
- a CDS encoding LysR family transcriptional regulator; the encoded protein is MDTRRLHLLLALSRLGSMRAVAETHRLTTSTVSQQIAALAREAGTPLIEPEGRRVRLTPAGRRLADHAVTILAAVDAARLDLDPDAEPVGTLRVGGFATGIRVSLLPIVADLARRHPGIEVVISEYEPREAFALLADDDLDLALTYDYDLAPAAPGPVLEPVALWSARWGLGVRAGDATGPDVALADFAEHTWIVNSRNTADEDAVRTLGALAGFTPRIAHQIDSLDLVEDLITAGYGVGLLPLDRPTAAGVDVLPLRDHTVTLTAYAVTRVGRSTWPPLRAVLDGLRPDDAPSQARWPRPTARERPGTALTDPA
- the xylB gene encoding xylulokinase; this translates as MTLVAGIDSSTQSCKVLVCDADTGEIVRSGSATHPDGTEVDPAAWWAALGDAAAAAGGLDDVAAVSVGAQQHGMVCLDAGGEVVRPALLWNDTRSSGAAAALVDELGGPAAWADRIGVVPVAAITASKLRWLVDHEPGHADATAAVCLPHDWLTWRLTGGADLADLRTDRSDASGTGYFSAADGTYDVELLELAMRGRRPATPEVVAPAGTAGTTRSGALLGAGAGDNAAAALGVGAGPGDCVVSLGTSGVVSAVGDAAPHDASGLVAGFADATGRQLPLVCTLNGAPVLAAVTRMLGVDFAELDRLALAAPAGAQGLALVPYFDGERSPNLPDAEGALHGVTTRNLTPGNVARAAVEGLLSSIAFCLDRIAAEGIAVHRVILVGGGARSEAVRRIAPAILGKPVHVPTPGEYVALGAARQAAWAAAGGDAPPAWTIGETATYEADPTPAVVERYHAAQRLTLGQ
- a CDS encoding DoxX family protein — its product is MLIRRVARPMLATTFIARGVDSLRSPKPAADAARPTLDGLSKLPDPVGPNVPTDAETVAKVTAGVQIGAGLLLATGKLPRLASAALAFSVVPGSLGAHAFWNETDPERKANERRAFLADVSLIGGLIIAAVDTEGKPSLGWRGRRAARKVSDSVAGVLPSSSSGALIDSDLVDRVGQNLQSGLHVGAERGRELAQVASKRGAEFAEVASKRGAELAEVAQKRGAVLAEVARDRGAELAEVARDRGAEFADVASKRGSEWADVASKRGSEFADVASKRGDKLAKKAQKRSEKLAAEAQKRSDKLAKKAQKRGPELVSVARSRGLDLADRAIDRGYEFADLASDRGAELAETARKQAKQARKDAKKQARRLS